The nucleotide sequence CAAGGGCACGCGGTATCCCCGAAAAGAAGGTACTTCACGGCCACACTTTAAGGACATCGGCACCTCCATTGGTAACGATGATTTTGCTCTCCTTTTTGGCCTCAATGTCGGGAAGCATAATATTTGAGGGTATTTTTTCGTGGCCCGGTTTAGGTCAGCTTTATTGGATTGCCGTTCAGCAAAACGATATACCTGTTTTAATGGGAGATTTGGCCATTACAACAGGTCTTTATCAAGCAGGTCTTATAATCCTTGATCTGGTCTACGGTTTCTTAGACCCGCGTATAAAAGTCGGAGGCAAGGAATAATGGAAAATTTTGTTGATAGATTTAAAGAATTTTGGAATGATTTTAAAAAAGAAAAGATAGGCATTGTTGCCATAGTTCTTTTAGGTTTACTTGTACTTTTGATTATACTTGAGCCTATTGTCTTGCCCTTTAAGGGAACAAACGATAATTGGCATAACATTTCTTATTGGGAAGATAACCCTGCTTCCGCTCCTCCGGTATGGTCGGAATTGTTAAGCCCAAAAAAATCGGCTAGGACGGTTCGGTTTACCGAGCCCGAGATTACGGAAGAAGAATCGGAGCATTTCGGCAAGGCTAAGGTTTATAGTTTTAAGTATAACTATAATTATGATAGAAACCCCAATAACATTATTTTTAGAGCCGAACTTACGGGAGATGTAATAATGAGTATGGATGTTATCCGCCCTGATGGAAAGCGTATCGAGCTCGGAGTTTTTCAAAAAGGAAATTTAAAAGATTATCACAGCCGCTTTACGGTTTTAACCGATGCAAAATCCACAATGCAGCAATTTACGGCTACGTATGGCGCATCTTCTACATCGGGAAACGCAAATCCTGTTCAGTTGTTGTTCTCTGAAGTTTCAAAGACTATGTACAGGGATAAAAAGCCTTTAAAGGGCGAATATGTTTTTAAATTCGTTATACCCAAAGATGTTGCATCCAACTCTGCCAATAAGATTGAAAATCCTCGCGTTATAATTCCAGGTGCTGTTTCGGGGCTTTTAGGCACTGACCTAAACAAGAGAGATTTATTTTCAGGTGTTATGGCCGGTTTAAAATGGGCTCTTTTAATAGGTCTTGTTGCAAGTATTATTTCCGTTTTGGTCGGCGTTATGTACGGAATTATAAGTGCCTACTTCGGCGGAACGGTTGATACGATTATGATGTTTATCTTTGAAATAGTCGTGTCCGTTCCTATTATTCCTATATTGATTGTAGCGGCCGCAGTTTTTAAACCGAGTATATGGATGATAATCCTTGCCCTTATTATTTTCGGTTGGACAGGTTCGGTAAAGACCGTCCGCTCAATGGCCTTACAAATAAAGGAAGAAACCTATATTGAAGCTGCAAAGGCCCTCGGTGCCGGAAAATGGAGAATCATTCTAAAACACATCGCTCCTCTTCTTTTGCCGTATTCTTTTGCTATTATGGCAAGTTCGGTTCCGGGAGCCATTATTTTTGAATCCTCTCTTTCACTTTTAGGTTTGGGAGATCCTTCTATTGTAACTTGGGGACAAATTCTCCATGATGCACAAAGCTCAGGCGCAACCTTAAACGGCTTATGGTGGTGGATTATTCCTCCCGGTCTTTTTATAGCCCTTTTGGGTATGATATTTGCATTCCTAGGTTTTGCAATGGATAAGATACTGCATCCTAAACTCAGGACAAGGTAAGGAGGTTTTAATATGGAAAATAAAGAAGTAGTTCTTGATGTAAAAAACTTGAGATTGTACTATCACACCTCCGCAGGTATTGTAAAAGCCTTGGATGATGTGAGTTTTACTCTTCATGCCGGCGAAACGCTGGGACTTGTAGGAGAATCCGGCTGCGGTAAAACGACTACAGGTATGGCTCTGCTTAAAATGCCCTCTCCTCCCGGAAGAGTAGAGGAGAATTCTCAGATTATAATTAATGGAAGGGATATTGTTCCCCTCTCCGATTCAGAGATAAGAAAAAATGTACGCTGGCAGGAAATTTCGATGGTCTTCCAAGGAGCCATGAACAGTTTAACTCCGGTTTACACAATCGGAAAACAGATGCTTGAAACCTTGCGGGAGCACAAAGAAATGAGTGATAAAGAAGCTCAAGACCTCATGGAAGAGTATCTGGGCTATGTCGGCCTTCCGCCCGAAGTTTTAAACCGCTATCCCCACGAGCTTTCCGGAGGAATGAAGCAGAGGGTTGTAATAGCGAGCGGCCTATTCTTAAAGCCTAAACTCGTTATCTTGGATGAACCCACCACTGCCCTCGACGTTATTGTTCAAGCTCAGATTATAAACCTTTTAAAGGAACTAAAAAAGAAATTTAAGCTTTCCTTTATATTTATTACCCACGATCTGTCGCTTGAAGCCGAGATTTCGGATAGGATTTGTGTTATGTATGCGGGAAAAATTGCCGAGCTCGGAACCAATGATCAGATATACGGTAAGGAGCCCATGCACCCATATACCCAAAAACTTTTACAGGCAACACCTCTTTTAAGGAAGAGGGTAAGCGAGCTTTCCTATATTCCGGGAACACCGCCCGACCTTATTTCTCCGCCCAAGGGCTGCCGTTTTAATCCGAGGTGTCATTGTACAATGGATAAATGCTTTGAACTTGAACCTCCTCTTATAGAGGTTGAACCGGGACATCAAGTAGCATGCTGGAGGTGTGTAAAATGAGCGATAACGAAAAAAAGATAGATCCTAATGACCATGTTCTTGAACTGATTAATATAAAAAAATATTTTGAGCCCCATCAAGGTTTAGTCCAAAGTCTTTCAAAGGGAACAGCCAAAAAGATAAAGGCTGTAGATGATGTTACCTTGCGACTGAGGAGGGGAGAAATCTTCGGCCTCATAGGGGAATCGGGTTCAGGTAAAACTACGATAGGGAAGATAGCGATGAAGCTTCATACCCCTACCGAGGGAACAATCCTATACAATGGAGAAGATGTTACGAACAGCGATAAGGAAAAGACTGCCTTTTACCGCCGCCGTGTTCAGATGATTTTCCAAGACCCTTATGCTTCTATGAATCCCCGTTTTAAAATTCGGGATGTAATGGAAGAGCCCCTGATTATCCATAAAATTAAGGGAACAAGGGCCGAAAATGATGAAAAAATCATCAAGGCTATTTCGGAGGTAAAGCTCAACCCGCCTGAGGAATTTATGACACGCTATCCTCACATGCTTTCGGGCGGTCAAAGGCAGCGTATAGCTACGGCCAGAACCCTTATCCTAAACCCGGAGGTTATAGTTGCGGATGAACCTGTTTCGATGATCGACCTTTCAACCCGTGCGGAAATTCTTCACATGATGAGGGAGGTTCAAAGGAAGTTAGGTTTAACCTATCTGTATATTACCCACGACCTTTCAACGGCAAGGTATTTTACCGACAGAATAGCGGTTATGTATCTCGGCCGTATTGTAGAAATGGGGGATGCCGATGATGTTATAGATAATCCCATGCATCCTTATACTCAGGCCCTGATTGAAGCCGTTCCCGAACCCAAACCGGGAATGCTTGAGGTAATTAAAAAACTCCCCATTTCGGGAGAAATTCCTTCTCCTGCAAATGTGCCTTCGGGCTGCCGCTTCCATACGAGATGTCCCTATGCGGACGAGTCATGTTCTTCTATGGAAGAACCTTCGTTGATGGACATAGGAAATGGACACTTTCATGCCTGCCGAAAGGCCGAAGAGATTAAGAAAAAGCAAAATTAAAAACTTGACTTGGTTCTCTTGAGCAAATGCGTTTCTTATGGTAATATTTAAGCTGAGGGTTACTATTGTAACCCTCAGCTTTTATTTTATGGAGGTATCAATTTTATGGAAGCAAAAAAACTTACGGAAAGCGTTTATTGTATTCATGCAGATATACATGACAGAACTGCACGCTTTGAAGGTATATGGTTATTGCCCCACGGCGTTTCTATAAATTCTTATGTTGTAAAGGGAGAAAAAACCGCTCTTATAGATATAGTAAAAGACTGGGACGGCTCGGTAGACTCTTACAGAAAGCAGCTTGAATCCATAGGGCTTTCATTTTCTTCTTTTGATTATGTAATTTTAAACCATCTTGAACCTGACCACGCAGACCTTATAAACCTTGTACGGGAAGAAAATCCTAAGGCCGAAATCTTGGCTTCTGCAAAAGGGGCTGCCCTTGTCAAAAACTTTTTTAAGATAAACGAGGGGGTAAGGGCTGTAAAAGACGGAGAGGTTTTGGACCTAGGCGGAGGAAAAAAACTTGTATTTTATGAGACTCCCAATATCCACTGGCCCGAAACAATGATGACCTATGACCCTGACGATAAAATTTTATTTTCTTGCGATGCCTTCGGCTCGTACGGTTGTATAGGCGAAAAAATCTTCGATGATCAGCACACGGAAGATGAGCTTAAATTTTTTGAAAATGAGGCCCTTAGGTACTATGCAAATATTGTGGCCAGCTTTAGTACCTTTGTAAACAAAGGAATCGAAAAACTCGCCGCTCTCGAGCTTAAATTTATTTGTCCGAGTCACGGTCTGCTTTGGCGGGGAAATCCTTCACGAATCGTAGAGCTTTATAAAAAATTTGCGGATTATAATACCGGTACCGGAAGCGGGTTGGAAAAGACTATCTGTATTATTTGGGGCTCAATGTACGGCTATACCAAGGACGGTCTTGATGCGGTTATTGAAGGCATAGAAGAAGAAGGCATACCTTATTCTATCTATAGAATTCCCGACACGGATGCTACTTTTATTTTGGGCGAGGCCTACCGCTCTGCAGGTCTTTTATTGGCAATGCCTACCTATGAGTACAAGATGTTCCCGCCCATGGCCCATATCCTTGACCTCTTTGAAAGAAAACACTTTATCAATAAAAAGGTATTCCGAATAGGAAGCTGGGGCTGGGTAGGAGGAGCCAAAAAAGAATACGAGGAAAGAATAGAAAAATTTAAGTGGACCAATATCGAATCCCATGAATGGCAGGGTAAGATCAGCGATGAGGATAAGCGGATATTAAAAGAAAGAGGCAGGGAATTGGCAAAAGCCGTAAAAAACGGATAAAAATCTTTGCTATAGCTATTATGATAAAAAATATTTGACAAATCCAAAATAGTATGTTTTAATATATGCAGTGTTTTTAACACATAAAAACAACAGGAGGAATTTAATGAAAAGTTTTGTTAAGTTTTTATCATGTATGCTTGCAGTGGCTTTGGTATTTACTGCATGCGGAGGCGGTAGCGGAACTGCTGCCGGAGGCAAAAGCCCCGTAAAGAACGGTACCTATGTGGATAAAGTTATCTACTCCGTAAGTACCGACCAGACGGTTGCCTTAAAAGATGTTATTGAGGGAAAGGCAGACCTTATGTTTACCTCTGTTCCGCCCGTACTTTTGTCGGGTTTAAGCGATGCTGACAGAGATAAGATAGATGTTTATCCTGTTCCTACAGGTTATTGGTCTCTTCTCTTTAACCCCATTCCCAACAAGGCCCCCTATGTTTGGAAGACGGAAGCCGGAGAGGAAATGTTTAACCCCGTTGCCATCAAAGAAGTCCGCTATGCCTTTAACTGGTTAATCAACCGAAAAAAATTGGTAGATGAACTTCTTTTAGGTGAAGGTTCTCCTATGTACACACCCTGTACCGTAGGTCTTCCCGGAGCATACCGCTATAACATCTTGGCATCCAAATTCGGTATCACCGAAACGGGAGATGAGCAAAAAGCTATCAACATGATTGAAGACGCTATGCAAAAGGCTTCTAAACTTGCCGAAAACAAAGGAAAACTTGTAAAAGAAAACGGAAAGTGGATGTACAAGGGCAAGCCCGTTACAATCAAGTCCATAATGCGTGTTGACGATCCTACAGGCCGTCTTCCTGCAGCCCGATATATTCATGCTCAGATCGAAAAAGCCGGCATTACGGTTGAAGGTTTTGAGCGAGACCGAAAAACAGCCGGAAGCCTTGTTTACGGAGGAAACCCTGCCAACTATGATTGGACAATGTACCTTGAAGGCTGGGGTTCAGGCGGTTTCTATGTAACATGGGAAACTCCCCTTTGCCAGATGTACAGCCCTTTCTACGGCTATATGCCCGGAGGCGGAGAGGCCGAATTCTGGAATTATTCGAACGAAAAACTCGATGTTCTGGGTAAAAAGGCCGCATACGGACAGTATTTGACTGCCGAAGAATTCTTTAGCGAAACAACCGATATGTGTGCTATCGGAATGGAAGAGGCTGTCCGTGTTTATGTTGTTTCTCAAAACGATTTATATGTAGCCAACAAGGGAAGATTTAATTCCCGTCTTTTCTATGGAACCTCTGACGGCTTTAACGGCTGGACCGTAAGATGTGCCGATGTTAAGCCGGATGCTGACGGCCCCTATAAGGGAAAGAGGGTTTTACGTGTATTGCAGTTCTCGGCACAAGGTTCTTTGTTTATGTCTGAATGGGACCCCATAGGCGGACAAGGCTTTAGCGATACCTACAGTTCTGCATTTACAAATACCGTTACCGATAGAGCTTCCTTTGATAACCCTGCCGTAGGGCAATCCGAATTTGCCATGTCAACTGTTGATGTTGCAAATGCAAAATTTGCACCCAAATTCGTAGCCACAGGTAAAAAGACTGAAGAAGGCGATGATGAACTTGTAATGGGCGGTGATATTCCCGTTCCTGCAGAAGCCGTTATGTATGACACTGCTTCAAAAAAATGGGTTCCTGCCGAGAGCGGTCAAAGTGTTGCAACTGTTGCAACGGGTAAGCTGGTAGACGGTTATTACTGGCATCACGGTGAACCTGTAGACCTTAACGATGTCCGCTATGCTTTTGCCTTTGCCTATGAGTGGGCCATCAAGGACGGAGATGGAGACCTCTATTATGATGCTCCTTTAAGCGGCGTAACTCTTCCCAGCCTTAAAAACACAAAGGGTATAGTATTTAATAAGGACGGATCCATCACTACATACAGTAACTACTTCCATGCTCCTATTCCGAGAGATACAGCCATAAGTGTAGGCGGTTTAAGCGTAAAGGCTGCCAACCCGGGCCGAAGAACAAACGTACCTTGGGAAATTTATGAAGCCTTGGCAGAAATGGTAGTACACGGCTCAAAGAGCGGAACGGTTTATAACTTTGCGAAAGACGGCGGAGAGCGCGGTGTAGAAGCAAACGTTAAAAACCCCGATTGTCTTGCAGACCTCAAGGCCAAATTGGAAGAATTTGCTGCTTCAAAGCATATTCCTGATCCGTTGAAAGGCTTTGTAAATGAAGATTATGCCGTTAAAAGATACAAGGCTTCTATAGCCTTTATCGAAAAATACGGAAATGCTTATATCACGACAGGTCCCTTGATGTTCGAAAAAATAGATCCTGTTACAAGTTCCGTTGTATTAACCAACTTCGATAAGTATCCTTATAAGAGCGACTACTTCCCGAATATGTTTAGAACGGACCTTACCGAGATTCAATATATCAAGGCTCCCGTAGCGCCTTCAGCCGACAAGGATGCCGTATTTGAGGTAACCGTTTCCAAGTATGCATATCCTGAGGTAGAAAGAGTTCCTCTCGATAAGGGAAAGGTTGAAGGACGTCTCCAGCTTCCTTCAGGCGGAGAGAAGACTTATACTGCTAAAGCAATAGGTGACGGTAAATTCACTATTACCGTACCTGCATCGGACTTAGCCGGACTTGAAAAGGGTGCAGAATACATAATGGTTGTATTAACCTCAATTTCCGATGAGCCGCCCTCAGCAAATTCGGTAAGCTTTACAATACTTAAATAGGATTTTAAGATTGTAATTTGAATCGAAATGCCTTGAAGCGGGGTATTTCTAAAAGTCTGACAAGTTTTTTAGAGATACCCAAAGGGCTTTGAGGCATTTTGAGTTTTTTCGCGGTAATGTTCTATAAATCTTTACTATATCTTGACATATCCAAACATTTTATGCAAAATACTTGAGCTCATTTTTTGTTTATATATTTAGTCGAGCTAGCTTAAATATTTAGTGAGGTAAAGTTATTGGTAAGCGAAATTTTAACTATTGAAGAAGTGGCCCGCTATTTGCGTGTTTCCGAGAGGACGGTCTACGAGTGGGCGCAAAAAGGTGAAATACCTGCCGGAAAGATTGGGACGGTCTGGCGTTTTAAAAAAGATGACATTGAAAGCTGGGTTGATGAAAGGTTAACCTCTTCAAAAACTTCGGCTTCTAAGCAGCATAGAATAGTAACCGAAAATTTTTTGTCGCCTGACAGGGTTGTCCTTTTGGATTATGCTTCAAAGCATGATGTTTTGGTTATGATGTCCGAGGTTCTGGCTAAGGCTCCTCAGGTAAAAAATTCGGCAGAGCTTTTAGATGCAATTTTAAAAAGAGAAGCTCTCATGTCTACAGCTGTAGGAAGAGGAATTGCTATTCCCCATGTAAGATTGTCTTCAGTTACCGATCTTGTCATGGCTGTAGGTATTTCTAAAAGGGATATTTTAGACTTTGACGCTGTTGACGGAAATCCCGTGCGTTTGGTCTTTATGATTGCCGCTGCAAACAACCAGCATGATTATTATTTGCAGACAATCTCCCATTTTAGTGCAAAGCTGCGTAATGAAGAACTTAAAAGCAGCCTATTAAATTCAACCGACCCCTCGGAGGTTTATGCTCTTTTGTGCGAATAGGGTACGGGTTCGATGAACTCCGGTTTTTTTTTAAGTCTCCCGAATTATGACTCTCCGGCGGAACTCAAATCTCTTTTAGAGACTCTGGGTTTTGCCATGCAAAAAAAATTCGGTCAAAATTTTTTAATCGATAAAAAGACACGCGAGAACTTGATTTCCTTTTTGACTCTTGATAAGGGAACAAGGGTTTGGGAAGTAGGCCCCGGGCTTGGGGCTATGACCTATCTTCTTTTAGAAAAGGGAGTTAATCTTACCGCTTTTGAAATTGACAAGGGCTTTATCTCTCTTTTAAAGAAATTCTTTTTAGAAAGCTCAAAACAAAATTTTAGATTGGTTGAGGGTGATGTTCAAAAAAACTGGCATCCTTATTTAATAGAGCATGGAAAGCCCGATGTTTTTTTCGGCAATCTTCCGTATAACATTGCTTCCGAGTTGATTGCTTCTACGGTAGAAGCCGGCGTCGTTTTTGATACAATGCTCTTTACCGTGCAAAAAGAAGCTGCCGAAAGAATTACTGCAAGGCCTGACAATAAAAACTATACGGCATTTTCGGTACTCTGCTCCTTGTTTTATGAGTGTAAGATAGTAAAGACTATTCCGGCTTCAGCTTTTTGGCCTCAGCCCAATGTAGAATCCGCCGCCGTCTTGTTTAAGGCAAAAAAAGAATTTGCAGAGTATAAAAACTTTAAGCTTTTTATCAAAATAGTCAAAGCTCTTTTTTCTTCACGCCGAAAAAATATAAAAAACAATTTGGGTTCGTGGATGAAATCAAACGGGTACGGCGATAAGATCGATTTTGTTTTAGAAAGGTCAGGCTTAAGCGGAAATTTAAGAGCCGAATCCCTTGCCCTATATGACTTTTTGTTTCTTTCTGATATAATAGGGCATCTGTAAAAAAACTTGGACAAAAATAAATGAAGCATACAAAAAAAATTGCCTCTTTGATTTTATTTGTTTCTCTTTTTTCCGTTTTTCCGGTTTATGCTGAAGACACCAAGGTTTCAAGAACCCCCGATCCCTATGGGGCCGAGGAGTTTAAGCAATGGCAAAAGGATTTACGCCGTTTTGAAATTATAACTTTTGGTGCCCTGCCCTTTGTTTCGCTTTTATCGTTTTGGGCCTATGACATAGGCCGCTCAATAGCGCATAAGGGGGACCCTGCCTATAATCCATGGCCTCTTAAAGATGCCAAGATTGCGGTAAAGCTTACCGAAAAGGAACAGCTGGGTGTTTTTTTAACGGCTGTTGGTATTTCATTGGGGGTTGCAATAATAGATTTAACCTACCGTTCAATTAAAAGGGCTAACGCAAAAAAACTTGAGGAAAAAAATGAGGAGCCCGCAATTTTGTTGATTCCAATTGAAGAAAATAAAAGTGAAGAAACCGAAACTTCAAAAACAGAGGAATCCGATGACGCTCAATAAGAGTGTTCCTTGTAGATCTATATCCGAAAAATTTAAGGTTGAAGGTCTTGTATCTCCTTGCAGGATTGATGTTTATTGTACCGAAACCTTGAAAAACTTAAGCCGCTCTCAATTAAAGACGGGCTTAAAGTCTCTTTATGTAAATTCGCAAAAAGCCAAGCTTTCCCGCAATGTTCAAAACGGAGACCTTATTGAGCTTGTTTGGGATAATCCGATCCCCGAATATGCTCATCCTCAAAAACTTCCGCTTAATATAATTTATGAAGACGAGAATATAATTGTTGTAAACAAGGAAAGGGGCATGGTAACGCATCCGGCAGGCGGAAATTGGGACGGCACCCTTGTAAATGCTTTAAATTATTACAGGCTTTATGATTCTAGGATTAAGGATGAGTTTGCCGTAGAACTTAATAGTCTTTTAAGTGACGAAGTAAAAAATATTGAAAAACTTTCTTTGGAGCCCTACCGCATGGGTATTGTTCATCGTCTGGATAAGGAAACTTCGGGGCTTATTATTACTGCAAGGAATTTAAAAACCGAAAAGCTTTTAAAATCTTTTTTTAAAAAAAGGGCGGTAAAAAAATATTATATTGCAGTCCTCGATGGTGTTCCGCCTAAAAATAAGGGCAGGATAAAGACTTCTGTTTTTCGATCAAGTTCAGACAGAAAAAAATTTAGCGTCTCTGCCGATTTGTCAAAAGGAAAAAAAGCTCTTTCAGCCTATAAGGTTTTGAAATCCAACGGACAAATGTCCTTGGTTCTTTTTAGAATTTACACAGGAAGAACTCATCAAATCCGCTTACATGCCAAGTTTATGGGATGCCAGGTTGCAGGCGATAAGGTTTACGGCAAAAAAAAGACAGGGCTTGAAAAGAAGACAGGTTTTGACAAGACCGGTATGCCGCTTATGCTTCATGCTTATAAGCTGATAATTCCTGATACCGTAAATTCAAAAAAAGAATTTAAGGCACCTATACCTAATGATTTTAAACAAATACTGACACGGGAGGCTCTATGTTAATTGATTGTAAATTCTCTTCTCAAGCAGAAGTTATTTTTGAAAATGAGGCTTATGCCGTTCTATATAAGCCTCGCGGAATGCCTACGGCTCCTCTTTCAGAAGATGAAGAAGGTACTCTGGTTTCTTGGTTTTTAAAAAGATGCCCCGAAGCAGCGTCGGTAAAAGGAAAAAAGGATATTGAAGCGGGCCTTGTCCACAGGCTTGATACGGCAACAAGCGGTTTGGTTTTAATAGCAAAAAATCAAGAAAGCTATGATGCCTTAAATTTAATGCAAGGAAACGATTTAATAAAGAAAACCTATGTCGCCTTTACGGATATTGATAACGAGACGGATTTAAATGCCGATTTTTCACGGTTGAACCTTCCGTACAGAATTTCAAGCCAATTTAGAACTTACGGCCCTAAGGGAAAAAAGGTTCTTCCCGTTTTTTACGGTATGAGAGATTTTTCTTCTACAGCTAAAATTTATACAACCAATATTATCGATATAAATAATTTAGATGATTCGGTACCGAGGGTAACCTGCACCTTAACTCAAGGCTTTAGGCATCAGGTAAGGGCTCACCTTGCTTCCATAGGGCTGCCTATTTACGGCGACCCTTTATACAACGGAAAATTCAAAGATTTTCCGCAGGAAAAAATAGAAGATCATTCTTATCCCTTGCAGCTTTACGCCGTAGGCCTTTCCTTTCCGGAACCTAAAAAAAATTTTAAGCTTGAGGACTCAAAAAACTATGTATCCTTTTTGCTTCAGCCGCCAGATAAAATGATCCTGTAATCAAAAGGGGCTGCTTTTTTTCTCTGCATTCGATTATTTCGTTTTTTATTACGGCTTCATAGTCCGCATTTTTTTCTACCATACAGGAAGAACCTTTGAGCCCTTCTTGGAAAATTGTATAGCTTAAATCGGGATTACTCTTTTTTGAAGAACCCGGAATTGTAACGATTATTTTTGTAAAATTATCCTTAAAAAAAGGAACCATGTCCTTTACGTTTTTGTCTTCGGCACATGCAAAGATGAGAGTTCCTTTTTCTTTTACAAGCTCGGTATAGGTGCTCATACACAGGGCAATGCTGTTTTTTGTATGGGCTCCATCTATTATAATTTCAGGATTATCCGAAAGAAGCTCAAAGCGGGCAGGGAGCCAAGCCGATGCAAGCCCCCTTTCTATAATCGCTTCATCTATTTCAGGAAAAAGATATTTTACCGTACAGGCTGCGAGGGCTGCGTTTTCCGCCTGAATCAGGTCAAGGAGTTTTAGGTTTGAGCTTATGGGTCTTTTAAATAGCTTGCTTAAATAATGCGAATTTTTGAATTCCATATCTATTTTTAAGCCTTCTTTTGACAGATTGTAATTTACAGGTTCTTTTACGATTTCGGGGATA is from Treponema denticola and encodes:
- a CDS encoding RluA family pseudouridine synthase, coding for MTLNKSVPCRSISEKFKVEGLVSPCRIDVYCTETLKNLSRSQLKTGLKSLYVNSQKAKLSRNVQNGDLIELVWDNPIPEYAHPQKLPLNIIYEDENIIVVNKERGMVTHPAGGNWDGTLVNALNYYRLYDSRIKDEFAVELNSLLSDEVKNIEKLSLEPYRMGIVHRLDKETSGLIITARNLKTEKLLKSFFKKRAVKKYYIAVLDGVPPKNKGRIKTSVFRSSSDRKKFSVSADLSKGKKALSAYKVLKSNGQMSLVLFRIYTGRTHQIRLHAKFMGCQVAGDKVYGKKKTGLEKKTGFDKTGMPLMLHAYKLIIPDTVNSKKEFKAPIPNDFKQILTREALC
- a CDS encoding bifunctional folylpolyglutamate synthase/dihydrofolate synthase; amino-acid sequence: MNTEEFSKWLDAFINYERNAHKDENNLKKMRKFADFFGNPQDDFLSIHIAGSKGKGSVSTMIASILKEAGKKTGLYTSPHVSGFRERMTQAGSFFDDEAYSASYKKIVEGFKAILKKEPEIDPGWFEIVTLTAFLLFSMQKTDWAVIETGMGGRLDMTNILKPAACVLTPIELEHTRYLGNTLEKIAFEKAGIIKQNTPVFCCKQPDEVLAVFKKRAAELNAEFFYIPEIVKEPVNYNLSKEGLKIDMEFKNSHYLSKLFKRPISSNLKLLDLIQAENAALAACTVKYLFPEIDEAIIERGLASAWLPARFELLSDNPEIIIDGAHTKNSIALCMSTYTELVKEKGTLIFACAEDKNVKDMVPFFKDNFTKIIVTIPGSSKKSNPDLSYTIFQEGLKGSSCMVEKNADYEAVIKNEIIECREKKQPLLITGSFYLAAEAKRIHSFLSPQA
- a CDS encoding pseudouridine synthase family protein; the encoded protein is MLIDCKFSSQAEVIFENEAYAVLYKPRGMPTAPLSEDEEGTLVSWFLKRCPEAASVKGKKDIEAGLVHRLDTATSGLVLIAKNQESYDALNLMQGNDLIKKTYVAFTDIDNETDLNADFSRLNLPYRISSQFRTYGPKGKKVLPVFYGMRDFSSTAKIYTTNIIDINNLDDSVPRVTCTLTQGFRHQVRAHLASIGLPIYGDPLYNGKFKDFPQEKIEDHSYPLQLYAVGLSFPEPKKNFKLEDSKNYVSFLLQPPDKMIL